The genomic stretch CTAGGAATAACGAGCTGTTAGGCCCCCTCACAGGCCTCAGTCCCCAGAGTGAGATTACAGCAGTGAGCTGGGGCTCAAGCAGCTGTGGGCCATCTTTCCTTGGAAGCAAGGGAGTCTCTAGCCTCTTGTCTGAAACCCAGAAGCAAACCCTGCAGGACATCCTTGCAATTCTTAGACTCCTATCATCCTCCACAGCTAGAGCCCGTTTGCAGTCCTTTGCTCTCATTTTTTCCCCGACAGGTTACATGAGCCTGGGTCTAGACAGTCTCactggggatggggacgggggtgAAATCGCCCCCACAGGGCAAAGATTGGCTCTTTGGCAGGTTATAAAAGTCTTAAGCTATTACAATGGTTTGTGGCCTTATAAAGGGGCACAGTACATAAGCAGCTCTACAGTATATCTGTGGTACTAAAATGTCACGGAGAGGACaattataggggaaaaaatggcTAATCTCCTTAGGGGAGAGAAAGTGGAAGAAAAGGTGGCGAAACGATGATCTATGCAGGCCCCACTCAGACTTAATTGTAAATACATCTTGGATGAAGCATGTCAGGCTATGAAATACCACTCTACATCACTTTGGGAAGCATTATGGAAAGAAGAAGGGGGCAGAGAGGTGGTTTCCTTAAGGACCAAGGCACAGGGCCTCCCTTCTACTCAGGAAGAGAAGAGCAAGTGGGAAAGACTGGGCAGGGGCTAATTCATGGGCTGCCCAGAGGCCATTTCAACACCCTGCCCTGTCCCTCAACCCCTGCCTCCTGGGTAACGGAAGTGGGTCCTTCTCATACCTCTGATGGTACTAGACTCTCCCGAACCAAAAAGTTGACTCCAAAGCTTTTTGTAGCAATTAAGGAAGAAGAGTTCATGAGGCACAGAGCAGGCCTGGCTCCTGTATaagcaaacttttaaaactttagtcTCAGGGAAGGAAATCCGCCTGAGTTAGAGCTAGCCAGTGATGGATGTTGCTAGAGGGGCCAGAAAATCTATTTCCTGTTTGGAGGATAACTTCCATGGTGGGAGCTACCCAGGTCCCCTCCACCAGATATTCTAGGTAGCCCAGAGAAATGTTCAAACAGGataaagagaaacagaagcagcCACTGCTGGCTGCTTTTGCAGCTcttgtctttccttgtttttcatgaacTTCTTTCTGCCCTATTAAAAAagtacattgttttaaaatttttcccacaAAACTGGGGTGTGCTGATCGGGATTTAGGGCTTTCTGGTTTGCAGAATCCTGTAAGTAGTGCCCTTAAGCTCAACCCATCGTCACCATTTGGGGACAGCTGATTTAAGTCCCTCCAAAAAGATAGTAAAATTGTACCTGGCATGGAAGTAAGGCCTAAGGTTTCTATCACTGCGATGGCAACCTAGCATGACTCTACATCAGCTGGTTCTGATGACTTCTGAGCTGGAATTTGGATGCTGTTGTTTACCTCTCCAAAAGATACccccatgtgtgtatgtgtgtgggggtgtgcCTGTGTGCATGAGCAGGGTGACCACAAAGTTAGGAAACTTGGGataatccttttttcttttttcttttcgtgGTCCTAGAGAGGCTGAGGGGACGTGGGAGAGGGTCTGGGGAGTCAGTGGGTTTGGGTGTGGGTTTGTGGAGGCCAATTTGGGGTGTGTGCTCAGAGGTGGGGGATGGCGTGTGGATGCAGGGTGTGCCAAGATAAACTTAAAGTGGGTTGCATTTTCAAATAATAAGCTCAGTATGTTTTCAGGAAAAGTACTCCAATGGGTCTAATACTTAATCAGAAACAATACACTCTTAAGTGTCCAAAAGGTCTGGAGACAGAAAAGTTCATATTCCTTGTACTTTTTCTCAGATTAACCATGGATCCACTGCTTAAATTTTAGAGGTACATCACCTGAGAAGGTATCTGATCTAGAGGgtgaagaaaaacaaactgaacacagtattagaaaatgtaaagtaCTGTACTACTTAAAACTAAGTTTCTTCTATGTTTCCTGATTTTCAGCTCTGCCCAGTACACACAAACTATTATCTTTGCACAAGAATCCAAGTTCAGAGATAGTACCCTATCTTGTGtattaagaaactgaggctcaaatagAGAAGAGACTGCAAACTTAAATGCCAACAGAGACCatgtaaatgattaaaataaggGACACTGCCTCATATAAAGAACGGTCAGTTCAAGCCAATTGTTGCTGGGCAGGAATTCAGACGCAGTATTGCCAGTTCATTCGATTTTtccagagaagccagaaatctggatttgTGTGGAAATCCTGATTTTTCCATGTTAGTAACAAAATCTTTACAAACCCTGTGCTAGTCAAGCCAAACAAATTTGCAAAGCAAATTCAGCAGCAGACCTCTAGTTTACAAACTCTGACTTCAAGGAAGTAGGTTAACATCTCACAACTGGGAAACAGAAGGACAAGTCAGAACCCACCTCAGTCCACCTCAAAGGGGTCTTTTCTCTTAGGATACTCTAGAAATAACTGTGCTGAACTAAACACAATTTTAAGAGGCTCAACTTCTAAAGCCACTggttctgggacttcccaggtggtccagcggttaagactctgcgcttcgatccctggtcaggaaagtaagattccacatgccatgcagcgtggccaaaacaaataaatatataaataaagccaCTGGTTCTATAAAAGTGGCATCTGTATGAGACTCTAGGAGGAGAGGAGCAAGCAGCAGGAGGGATTCTGGTTGGGCCACATTGTGCAGGGGGGGTGTGGCTGGAATTTTAGTTCTTAAAAAGTCTTCACAAAATACAGACATTCCAATTGCTATCTCTTGGCCATCTTCTGGGTTTAATACcagcaaaaaatagaaaaattaaaaaaaaatttttcaatcaAGATGCTACCCCACCCTAAAGACAATCTAACTGGAAGCTGAATGGGAAACTTCCAAATGCATGAGGCCTCCTACGAGTCTCTTATTTAGAGTATCCCTTGCACACACCTTCTCTAGCAGGATTACACTTCTGACAGTCTTTACAGAGGCTGAGGTTTTTGTCCAACCATGTCCTAGCATTACAGAGCCCCCAAACATAAATAAGACACCTGCAATTACCACATCATTAGTTTCAAAAGACTGACTGTAGCATATAAAATGGGATTAACACTTCACTTCATTTTCCACTCTGGACTGTGTAAAAGGTTCTCCTGAAACAACTGAGCTCACTTGCCTCATGGAGAATTAAAGAGCAgcgtgcgtgcacgcacacataAGCAGCCATTTCTATATGCCTGAGAAAATCACTCAGCAGAACGGCCCAGAATGCTCTTCTGAGTTGGGCAGACTCAGGGAGCTCACAGAGAAGCTCCGCAGGCCTCCCCAACTGCACAACTGGGCAGCTCCCTGAAGGAGAAAGTGCCTTTGCTCAAGGTGGCAGTGGGTGTCCCTGTGAGCTGAACTCTGGGAACATGGCTGACACAGCCAGGCCCGCCCAACAGCTGTTGGTGAGTAACACCCTCTGGTTAATATACCCCTACCTCACCCTGGGAGCCACGCTAAAGGTCACATCCCCCAAGACAGGCACATCAACCTTACAGACACAAACTTTAAAATGTGCTGTTTTACGGCAACCTAGATGACAACCGCAAAGAGAACCTGATTTTGCATTAACCATGAGGAGGATATTCAGCTTTACTCCTGTGCCAGCAGCCACCTCCACAAGAAGCactttccaaaggaaataaaatatgagaTGCAGTTACGTGGCCTctcttaaaaaaagcaaaaccaaaccataCCAGCCAATGATCATTTTGAAACCACAGGCCCAGGGCCTCATCTTAAAAGTACCAACAATTACACCAAAAAACGACAATACTTTCCAAGTAACTCCAACAACCTCCTCTTAAACATGGTGTTATAGGACAGAGGGAAAGGAGTTCATGAGAGGACCAAGCACTGTGCTTCCTTATCAGAACAGCAGCTGTTAAAGGAACCTTACTAAAGATGGGGAGACAGCATGGTCAAGTGTGAATGCTTTCCAACTTTTTCTGAATATGTTAAACAGAACCAACAGAATTGGCTGACCAAGGTTCCTATAAGTCTCCAAAGCCCATTTTATACTGCAGATGTCTTACCAGCCACATGCATCTGATCAGCCCTGCCTTTGGCTCTCCCTGGGAGAGACCCCTCCACGGGGCCTCCAGAACATCCCAACGTTCATTATCAGCCTTGACCTCCGGCAAGAACCACACCTCCTCACCAACTGCTCTATTCTGGGTGGCGGGTGCGACCTAAATCACGTGGGAAAAAATCCACTCTGAAATCTCATTAAAAAAGCTAACTAGTTGTGAAGTTAACCAACCATCACTTGATCAAACTTCTCTGCTGCCTGAAGCAGTGTTATTTTAAACCTCTCTGGGGACTCTTGGCCAAATTTAAAACCACCTTGGCAAGCCCTGAAAAGTAGCAAGCATACAGCTAACCGAGCCCTTAGTCATCCCTAAAAGGTTCCATATAATGTGCGCCGCTTCTCTCCAGGTTTCGGCCACTTCGCGGCAATCCCACAAGACAGTAAAATAAAAGATACGCCATTTGACTgtgccccccaacccccgccagcGTCTGTCCAAGTGGGGTGGCCCCAGAGTCGCCGGGTGCGGGAGtcctggggggggggcggggcgggacaGGGGAGGGGCGGCACCACTCCCCATGAAGCCACGCACATAGGCTGGCACTGGGCACTCACTCTGCCCGCCAGGTTAAGGCTCTCCGTGGCTTCTAGAGGCTGGGGACGATTAAGGAGTGAGCTTTCCGTCTCTAACCGGTTCAATCATTTTAAAGAGTTAAACAGCATCTCATCCTAAGTATTTGCACCCTTTCGGCCGAGCGTGGTGTCCTTTAACGCCCAGGAAGGCTGCCCGGCCAAAGGTTAACTAACCCGAGAgttgggtgggagagggagacgCCGCTAACCTGTATGCACTCTGTAATGGGCTTTGAGATGGGAGGATTTTCCATAGACTTTCCCACAGCCACTGTAGGGGCACTTGTGCCTCTTTTCGGAGGCGTGTTTCCCCTTCGCAGCCACtccagggtggaggagggagagcgGGCTGGGCGCGCTGCCAGGATCCTGTCTCTCCTCCGGGCTGTGGGAAGGACTCGACCCAGATTCGGTGGTCACGTCGCTGTCGGATCCCATATCCTCATCTGGACTCTCCAGGCTGTCGCTGCACACCGAGGGGGTCTGGATGGGTCGGTACTTGTTCAGGTCCAACAAGCTCTTGGCGATGGTGACCAGCGTGCAGTAATCCTTCCAGGTGTCCCCCGGGTCACCATGCTCCTTGGTCACCTCGCGCTCAGGTAGTCGCAGCCGCTCGGCGTCCGGAGCGCCCCCATGCTCCGGCACCGCAGCGCGGTTCGAAATGGAAACCAGACACTGGGCAGCCACGAAGTCCATGTAGGCGGCCGCGGACATGGTGCGGGCGACAGCAGCCCCGGAGGCGCGGCCAAACTTGGCGGTGGCTGCGGAGGTTCGGCTCGCCGTGCCCTGGCCTCGGACGACGagcgcggcgcggcgcggcgcaGCGGCCaagggggcgggggcgcggggcgCTTCCGACTCGCAGGAGCGCCGAGGCGACCTCAGCCCCTCATCTTTACGTAACCGGCAGCGCCTCCGCACGCAGCATCCACGGCCCCGGGCTCCGCCGCGCTGCCGCCTCTCGCCGCCTCCGGCGCCCAGAGCCGGGCGCAATCCGCCCGACCGGCGCGCAGTCTGCTCCGAGCCGGCTCCCCTGGAAAGATGCCACACGTGGCGGTCGTCGCAAGTTTATTCGACCGAAAACGCCCCGAGGCGCTGGGAGAGGAAACTGCAAGAGAGGTACACGCCCTCGGCCGCCTTTTCAGTCGAGCCAAAGCCCTAGGACATTCACCCAACCACCCGGACGTGGGTGGCAAGGGCCGGACCAAGCGCCAGGTCTAAGAGACACTTTTCCCCCAGTCCACTGACGGCTTCTGAGCCCCTGCTCTTGCCGGTCCGCACCGTTCCGGCATTCTCTCGCTCAGTAACAATTTCGCAGAATCCCATCACGTCACAATCCAAATCCCCTCCAATTGGCCAGTGGGGAGGGTGATTCAACTCTGTTTACTTTCTTCCCCTGCCAGTCAGAACAGCCTTTCGGTGGAGAGGTGCGTCTAGAACTGAGGCGTGCGGCCAATCCGACAGTTCTGTTTCGATGCCTCGTGCTACCTCTACAGCCTCGAACGCTGACATTTAAAAGGGTAACAGCCGGGAGGCTGGAAAGGAGCAGCCGCGCATCTCTGGGAGTGTCTCTCAACCCCTTAGCCGGTCCGGGCCTCTTGGCTCACGTTCCAGCTTGCGGAGCTGTGGGACACACCTTCCCTACTCGGTTGTGTTCCTTCTTACGACAAAAGAGAACTTCAGTTTCATTTTCCAGCTCGCAAACAGTTAAGTGACTTCCTGCAAACGCTACAGTCCCAGCAACCAGTCTTCCAATCAAAAGTAAGTTGGTTGATGTCAGTGACATTGGCTCAGCCAATCAGAAGGGCATTCCGAAGGCCAGCGCTGCACACTTGTAAACGCGAAGAGCTGTAGTGAAACTGAACACATCCTTGTACTTTGTGTTGCTGATGGGAAAGTCGAGATATGTATGGGAGGGCAGTGGtgataaataaatgcaaagtgagtcaataatttaaaaaacaacaactaaataTGCCAGGCCAAGTTGCTCAAGAATCAACACAAATGAGAAAGCATCAATTCGTTTTTCCATTTCGGGATGCAGCATACTTTGGGGcagatttttaataattcttcCACCCAATACATTAACTATGACTAATTCATCTTAAAAATGCAGAGCTGACAAACGTTCTGTTTTAAAGCATAGTCCTTCTTCTGTCTGGCTAGTCTCACTTTGAAACGcttcatcttttcttttgtgatacctcaattcctctccttccctcgtgcaatttattctaaggaagctgtttttgttttgttttgacactATTGCAACCTCCctaaaataaatggagacaaaaatccctgcataacttttaaaactttaacaACAACATTCTTAGCTCATTTTCTTTCCACAGACTCCTGTGGGATGTTAGGGCGTGTATCCCTTCCGTCACTTAACAGATACGAAGACTAAGACGCAAGAAAGTGACTTGTGACAGAACTCCATTGAAAACATAAATCTGATTCCTAGCTCTTCGGGCTTCACAACTGAACTCTTTGGTTTTGTGAAATATTAACTCTGCTTAACAGATTCTTAAGAACTGGAACCAGCCAGAGATCCTTAGCCATTGAATATTGTGGCATTACTTGATCAACAATTAGTATGACTCTTAGAGTCTGATTAACTATGTTTGCCTCTCCCTCTGTAGGAATGATGGGGTTGTTTTCCATCTTGATAGCTGAGAAAAGAATCTAGGGCCAATGTCTCTTCCAGGAGGTGTACTATCCGCAGAAttgattaaaaatacatttattttcctaaGTGGGTGTGAGGGATACCTGTTTCTATGTGATGTAGATCCAGTGAGGTCTAACCATACCCCCCACTGGCTATTAGCCTTTGTTAAGGTTTGGGAAAGTTACATCAGGTTCTTGGTCTCTAAAggaagggtctcaaatttatccTTCTAGTTTGAAGTCTACTGTAGTTTATTTCGACTTTGCTTCTAAAGTGGTACAGAAAGATCCTGCAGTAGGTGACTACACGGGAAAGGGAAGCTTAGAAAGGGGGTGCTGGTCAACTAAGAATATCATTGTCACCATCCTACTAAGGTAGGTGGTAGGTACATGTAAAGTGAAGCCATCTTAGAGTTCTTGTATTCCAATCCccttaattttagaaaagaattcaCTGAAGCCCAAGGGAGTCTGCCTACTTCATGATTTTTCTGGGACAAACTCTGTCCCCAAGGATACAGTATCAGTTAGAAATTTCACATTTGCTTGCCTCTTTAAGGTCCACCACAAATACCAGCAGGATCTCTCCAGGACTCCCATGAGCACAGCCTATACAGTCTCTCAGATTTGCATTGTAACTGGCATTGCAGTGGGCCCCTTCAGAGAGCAGAAAGCCCTAGAGTTAACATCGGGGTTattcaaaaaaagaaggaaagtttgTATCTTTCCTTGAAGATTGTAATCCAGGAACTTGAATAAGTCAATCATcacaggtttttgtgttttttttctatatagaCTTACTTCTTGCCCTCTTCTCTTTAACTCCCTTTAATTTTGTTTGGACTGGACATAAACCTTGAACTCTTCCAACTCATTCATTTCAGAGCTATAcaagaaagtaataaaatacaactcagatttcatttacatgaatttCTCTCACACACTTAAAAACGTAACTACTACTTGATTTAGAATATCTTTTTAAACCCAACAATTCTAGAACTGTAGactgctttctcctttttctcctcttccacgTATTCACTCTCCAGATATTTATGTTTCTGTCGGTGAGTTAGGCATGGgggaatacagaaatgaaaaggcagtctGTCCTCAATGAGGCTTATATGTTAAAAACaactatagatatagatagatatagatatctcaCGAGTAATAATTCCTACATCAggattttttcttgtgttttcaaCAATAGGATTTCCTTTCTGTACTAGAGTGCATATTATAATTTAAACCAATTAATGCTGTTTTGCCAGCATGTGGTTGTCCCAATTAAAATTCTGGCAAAACAAATTATCCCAGATCAATGTGAATCATTCCAAATTGCAATGAATAATTTATAGTAAAGTATATATTATGCCACATAAATATAAGAAGTCTGTTTTCCCCAAGTTAATCTTTGTAAATACACATTTCAAATCCACACAAACCAACCGGGAGGAGCACGGGCATTCGAAGACTAGAACTGTGCTTACAGTTTGTAAGTATGCATTTTCCTCCCT from Phocoena phocoena chromosome 6, mPhoPho1.1, whole genome shotgun sequence encodes the following:
- the KLF9 gene encoding Krueppel-like factor 9: MSAAAYMDFVAAQCLVSISNRAAVPEHGGAPDAERLRLPEREVTKEHGDPGDTWKDYCTLVTIAKSLLDLNKYRPIQTPSVCSDSLESPDEDMGSDSDVTTESGSSPSHSPEERQDPGSAPSPLSLLHPGVAAKGKHASEKRHKCPYSGCGKVYGKSSHLKAHYRVHTGERPFPCTWPDCLKKFSRSDELTRHYRTHTGEKQFRCPLCEKRFMRSDHLTKHARRHTEFHPSMIKRSKKALANPL